From a single Stomoxys calcitrans chromosome 4, idStoCalc2.1, whole genome shotgun sequence genomic region:
- the LOC106085554 gene encoding RNA-binding protein pno1: MEVENIKVDDILPTRVAKKRSCHDDSEMQVDETTGIEGVARKSQPPKAKRIKSEMRKIAVPPHRYSSLKEHWMKIFTPIVEHMKLQIRFNMKARQVEIRVSPETPDISNLQKGADFVKAFLCGFEVDDALALLRLDDLFLETFEVKDVKTLRGDHMSRAIGRLAGKGGRTKFTIENVTKTRIVLADSKIHLLGSYQNIQLARRAICNLIMGSPPSKVYGNLRSVASRVSERM; encoded by the exons ATGGAGGTTGAAAACATCAAAGTCGATGATATTTTGCCAACAAGAGTTGCCAAGAAGCGATCTTGCCATGATGACTCTGAAATGCAAGTGGATGAGACCACCGGAATTGAGGGAGTTGCACGTAAGAGCCAGCCACCCAAGGCGAAGCGCATAAAAAGTGAAATGCGTAAAATCGCAGTGCCACCACACAG GTATTCATCGTTAAAGGAACACTGGATGAAAATCTTCACTCCCATTGTTGAGCATATGAAACTGCAAATACGCTTTAATATGAAAGCTAGACAG GTTGAAATTCGTGTTAGTCCTGAGACCCCAGACATTTCAAATCTTCAAAAAGGTGCCGATTTTGTTAAGGCTTTCCTTTGCGGCTTTGAGGTCGATGATGCGTTGGCTTTGCTACGTTTGGATGATTTGTTCCTGGAGACATTTGAGGTGAAAGATGTCAAAACACTGAGAGGCGATCACATGAGTCGTGCCATAGGTCGCTTGGCCGGAAAAGGAGGTCGCACCAAATTCACAATCGAGAATGTCACAAAAACACGCATTGTCTTGGCTGATAGTAAAATCCATTTGTTGGGCAGTTATCAAAACATACAGTTGGCCCGCAGAGCCATTTGTAATTTGATTATGGGATCTCCACCAAGCAAAGTCTATGGAAACCTGCGTTCCGTTGCCTCACGTGTAAGCGAAAGAATGTAA
- the LOC106085552 gene encoding syntaxin-16 — protein sequence MSSRNLSEVFNIMRNNASKNRSLYSDDRNGTDAELLLKRSIHDAEEGLELRDDYGAQPAWIDKLEEAQYTMSKIKPKLDELGSLQARSLLRPAFDESQEDEVEMEKLSQEIAKLITSTHRHVQCIRYSLGEGGKLQQRLTANVVTYIMLSLQELTLKFRYSQNSYLKQLNSREERSQKFFDDFANVPPGGERDNYVDSFDNFLQPASTNRSNYFQDDDDDEAKQNELDQHFQRPMANRMTEQQLLLFEEENTRLALNRDEEVSKVVKSIYDLNDIFKDLGQMVQEQGTVLDRIDYSIEQTQTRVSEGVRQLQKAEMYQRKNRKMCAILVLAGITLFLLILLIITKL from the exons ATGTCTTCCCGCAATCTGTCGGAGGTCTTTAATATAATGCGTAATAATGCATCAAAAAATAGAAGCCTCTATTCAGACGACAGA AACGGTACTGATGCTGAACTTTTGTTGAAACGATCCATACATGATGCCGAAGAAGGCCTAGAACTAAGGGATGATTATGGAGCTCAACCTGCATGGATAGACAAATTGGAAGAGGCTCAATATACCATGTCAAA GATAAAACCCAAGTTAGACGAACTTGGTTCCCTGCAGGCGCGATCTCTGCTACGACCAGCTTTCGATGAAAGTCAAGAGGATGAAGTGGAAATGGAAAAGTTAAGCCAAGAGATAGCCAAATTGATTACTTCAACACATCGCCATGTACAATGCATTCGCTATAGTCTGGGTGAAGGTGGCAAATTGCAACAACGGCTCACAGCCAATGTGGTCACCTACATTATGCTAAGCCTCCAAGAGCTGACCTTGAAATTCCGCTATAGTcaaaattcttatttaaaaCAACTTAATTCGCGCGAGGAACGTTCCCAAAAATTCTTTGATGACTTTGCCAATGTACCCCCAGGAGGAGAACGAGACAATTATGTTGACTCATTTGATAATTTCTTGCAACCAGCCTCCACAAATCGCAGTAACTATTTTCAagatgacgacgacgatgagGCCAAACAAAATGAATTAGATCAACATTTCCAAAGACCTATGGCGAATCGTATGACCGAACAGCAACTGCTGCTATTCGAAGAGGAAAATACACGTTTAGCATTGAATCGTGATGAGGAAGTTTCAAAAGTCGTCAAAAGTATTTACGATCTCAATGACATATTCAAAGACTTGGGACAAATGGTACAGGAACAAGGCACAGTCCTTGATCGCATAGACTATTCCATAGAACAAACACAGACAAGAGTCTCAGAGGGGGTTAGGCAACTACAAAAAGCCGAAATGTATCAAAGAAAGAATCGTAAGATGTGTGCAATATTGGTGCTGGCTGGTATAACGCTATTCCTTTTAATCTTGCTTATAATTACTAAACTATAG